The Bacteroides acidifaciens genome includes a region encoding these proteins:
- a CDS encoding ATPase produces MNEVLGYLGLGLMLALAGIGSCFGTTIAGNAAEGALKKDPSKSAGYMILSALPATQGLYGFVAFLMSMGRDFATEGPLMLGIGLGVGLVCLFSAIRQGQVCANGILGISQGHDVQTNTMIYAALPEFYAILALVAALMV; encoded by the coding sequence ATGAATGAAGTTTTAGGTTATTTAGGATTGGGCTTGATGTTGGCCCTTGCGGGAATTGGTAGTTGTTTTGGTACAACGATTGCAGGAAATGCGGCAGAAGGCGCTTTGAAGAAAGACCCTTCAAAATCTGCAGGCTATATGATTTTGTCTGCACTTCCGGCTACTCAAGGTCTTTATGGATTTGTTGCTTTTCTGATGTCAATGGGTAGAGATTTTGCAACGGAAGGTCCTTTGATGTTGGGTATCGGTTTAGGTGTAGGACTTGTTTGTCTGTTCTCTGCCATTCGTCAAGGCCAAGTATGTGCAAATGGTATTCTTGGAATTTCTCAAGGCCATGATGTACAAACCAATACAATGATTTATGCGGCTCTTCCTGAGTTTTATGCTATTTTGGCATTGGTAGCAGCGTTGATGGTATAA